From Archaeoglobus neptunius, one genomic window encodes:
- a CDS encoding SNARE domain-containing protein — translation MTSKLKWKYDVTTFSELEKYRVSANSILKILVYGLTVSGAEEVRITLREGKYTLETPYSLPLDCVETWLGYREGKGPLYPLESNELGKIFLAEVARGAKIRVATPQYVAVIDGEGAAITDTANSHPSKTSIEIHKPNLSPWWDYSKLNEGLREVKVPTTVEMYTDKEMRKREFPSEGKSGKVIWQSQGVTIEKFEGCSHGDVVVNGVSLSFSPLPSRLVAKVEGQVDVITIHGVEVRLPNIVTPDCTDLRALSIIADAKDIIEELELSKDWLKELTRLTESRLTRVRETLDRLTRTVKENPKFTSMAEVLVPHYAEMLEAIEILLTEVTYYGYARERLSLSNGRAPLVHILNVNNNGYVRKRLTAPECRVLSTEKRTVVYVDDPRLIRFLEKMGVKEVSVRKPNLIATYAPKFTGLEKAKYYDLHGLAHFALTTRTLVVYTDKITSLKDESFPPTVVIIKRNKKLKELKAILGELLVSYEDYTKMTKKLTLVTDGKKVYTLSELPDSKKYYLISDNRTELLPYLNKIARVYAVLPFCNWRGISIKTFVDRTKAWSKVRHFLNEEAADLLRIIINSEIAPILNPSYKHLVRLLEEVSGIEKGLSIREITEAEKEKIRSIAESVGILRLGQVSEKLTGLAETTNGLPVINPLLPPEMIATSEKLRDLRDLQLYLKYEGSAIFAGMDHLAKDVEALPEDVKKVVSKYTRDTARAKELALSFL, via the coding sequence GTGACGAGTAAACTGAAGTGGAAGTACGACGTCACCACCTTCTCCGAGCTGGAAAAGTACCGCGTCAGCGCCAACTCCATTCTCAAAATTCTCGTATACGGGCTCACGGTCAGCGGTGCAGAGGAGGTGAGGATCACCCTCCGCGAAGGAAAGTACACGCTCGAGACACCCTACAGTCTCCCCCTCGACTGTGTGGAGACGTGGCTCGGATACAGAGAGGGCAAAGGACCTCTATATCCTCTCGAGTCCAACGAACTCGGAAAAATCTTTCTCGCAGAGGTCGCGAGGGGGGCCAAAATCAGAGTCGCAACTCCCCAGTACGTGGCCGTGATAGACGGCGAGGGAGCGGCGATCACGGACACCGCGAACTCACATCCCAGCAAGACGAGCATCGAAATCCACAAACCAAACCTCTCCCCGTGGTGGGACTACTCAAAGCTCAACGAGGGACTCAGGGAAGTGAAGGTCCCAACCACCGTAGAGATGTACACCGACAAAGAAATGAGGAAAAGAGAGTTTCCGTCAGAGGGCAAGAGTGGCAAAGTGATTTGGCAGAGCCAGGGAGTCACGATAGAGAAGTTCGAAGGATGTTCTCACGGCGATGTCGTCGTCAACGGCGTGTCCCTGTCCTTCAGTCCACTGCCCAGCAGGCTCGTCGCCAAGGTGGAAGGGCAGGTAGACGTCATAACGATCCACGGCGTGGAGGTGAGGCTGCCAAACATCGTGACGCCAGACTGCACAGACCTGAGAGCGCTATCCATCATCGCAGACGCGAAGGACATAATCGAAGAGTTGGAACTCTCGAAAGACTGGCTGAAGGAACTGACGCGGCTCACCGAGAGCAGGCTGACGCGCGTCAGGGAGACTTTAGACAGACTAACGCGAACCGTGAAGGAGAACCCCAAGTTCACTTCGATGGCAGAGGTGCTCGTTCCGCACTACGCAGAGATGCTCGAGGCGATCGAAATACTCCTCACGGAGGTCACGTACTACGGATACGCTAGAGAGAGATTGTCTCTCAGCAACGGCCGTGCACCGCTCGTCCACATCCTGAACGTGAACAACAACGGCTACGTCAGAAAGAGGCTCACTGCTCCAGAGTGCAGGGTACTGTCGACGGAGAAGAGAACGGTAGTATATGTGGACGATCCAAGGCTGATCCGTTTTCTGGAAAAAATGGGTGTGAAAGAAGTCAGCGTACGAAAACCCAACCTCATAGCCACCTACGCCCCCAAATTCACCGGCCTAGAAAAGGCGAAATACTACGACCTCCACGGCCTCGCACACTTCGCCCTGACTACGAGAACACTCGTGGTGTACACGGACAAAATAACGTCCCTGAAAGACGAGTCTTTCCCACCAACGGTGGTGATAATCAAGAGAAACAAAAAACTGAAAGAGCTGAAGGCGATTCTCGGCGAGCTCCTCGTAAGCTACGAAGACTACACGAAGATGACGAAAAAACTCACCCTGGTGACCGACGGGAAGAAAGTGTACACTCTCTCTGAACTCCCCGACTCAAAAAAATACTACCTGATCTCTGACAACAGAACCGAACTGCTACCGTACCTGAACAAAATCGCGAGAGTTTACGCTGTGCTCCCGTTCTGTAACTGGCGAGGAATATCCATCAAAACGTTCGTAGACCGAACGAAAGCCTGGTCGAAAGTAAGACACTTCTTAAACGAGGAGGCAGCAGACCTGCTTCGGATAATCATAAACTCGGAAATAGCGCCAATACTCAACCCGTCCTACAAACACTTGGTAAGGCTACTCGAAGAGGTCAGCGGCATAGAGAAGGGCCTGTCGATTCGGGAGATAACAGAAGCAGAGAAAGAGAAGATAAGGAGTATAGCGGAGTCCGTAGGAATACTGAGGCTCGGTCAGGTGTCAGAAAAGTTGACGGGACTGGCAGAGACCACAAACGGTCTGCCAGTCATAAACCCCCTCCTCCCCCCTGAGATGATAGCCACATCGGAGAAGCTGAGGGACCTGCGCGACCTCCAGCTATACCTCAAGTACGAGGGGTCGGCGATCTTCGCTGGAATGGACCACTTAGCAAAAGACGTTGAGGCTCTGCCAGAAGATGTGAAGAAGGTCGTGAGCAAGTACACGAGAGATACGGCAAGAGCGAAGGAACTCGCTCTCTCTTTCCTGTAG
- a CDS encoding zincin-like metallopeptidase domain-containing protein gives MSADSGNRSTKNCQLTVNSKLKTNNGKSRREKVRNAINTVLDLIEREKLEYVALAVFRVNGNKPSDNWSFFNRMLMFAHGTTDARGFRQWQQVGRRVKKGAKAFHILVPVFKKVPVKRKEVTEKIEELREEHCRKRCVVEGSEVRGHCGQCWVADEILKLKEVEVFYVEKLVRFKAAPVFRKEDTEGEPLEEDKLQEQLKIPCEFHEIVEELGLKVRATPFDGRYYGWYSPHRKEIVLASPDLLVFLHELAHAVDDKLHELNGSKEEREVVAELSAAVIAYLLGYKANVKHVKYYLQNVSPQTVYRLLNRVERVVGYVVERTRRDHHTTNLNESVSATTPPARVVV, from the coding sequence ATGTCCGCCGATAGTGGAAACCGGTCAACCAAAAACTGTCAACTAACTGTTAACAGTAAACTAAAAACCAACAATGGTAAATCGAGGAGAGAGAAGGTCAGAAACGCGATAAACACAGTCCTCGACCTCATCGAGAGAGAGAAGCTGGAGTACGTGGCCTTGGCGGTTTTCAGAGTGAACGGCAACAAGCCCTCGGACAACTGGAGTTTCTTCAACCGAATGCTCATGTTCGCCCACGGCACAACTGATGCAAGAGGATTCAGGCAGTGGCAGCAGGTTGGGAGGAGAGTGAAGAAGGGAGCGAAGGCGTTCCACATCCTCGTGCCAGTGTTCAAGAAGGTGCCAGTGAAGAGAAAGGAAGTGACGGAGAAAATAGAGGAGCTGAGGGAGGAGCACTGCAGGAAGAGGTGTGTCGTCGAGGGTTCAGAGGTACGAGGGCACTGCGGGCAGTGCTGGGTTGCAGATGAGATTCTAAAACTGAAAGAGGTAGAGGTATTTTACGTGGAGAAGCTCGTGAGATTCAAAGCGGCGCCGGTGTTCAGGAAGGAGGACACGGAGGGCGAACCACTGGAAGAGGACAAACTGCAAGAACAACTGAAGATACCCTGCGAGTTTCATGAGATAGTGGAGGAGCTCGGGCTGAAAGTCAGGGCAACGCCATTCGACGGCAGGTACTACGGGTGGTATTCTCCACACCGCAAGGAGATTGTCCTCGCATCTCCAGACCTACTGGTGTTCCTGCACGAACTCGCTCACGCGGTGGACGACAAGCTGCACGAGCTGAATGGCAGTAAGGAAGAGAGGGAAGTGGTGGCGGAGCTGTCGGCAGCGGTGATAGCGTACCTGCTGGGATACAAGGCGAACGTAAAGCACGTGAAGTACTACCTGCAGAACGTGAGTCCTCAGACGGTATACAGACTACTGAACAGGGTGGAGAGAGTGGTGGGATACGTGGTGGAGAGGACGAGGAGAGACCATCACACGACAAACTTGAACGAGAGCGTGAGTGCCACCACACCGCCAGCCCGCGTGGTGGTGTGA
- a CDS encoding ATP-binding protein, producing MWTRTLLRKRSAQVSTVAIVPSDDPKRLEQLLRTLESAGYNTSLWSVRGLFSVKNAKKDREIRSEFGGPMGLEEALRYADSTFRKSEHTALVILPATRSDVLNAFLKDWAFDYEIYESDSLVVVFGFTELTEDVTRNAIVIDVPLSTEEERRALCEEIANDLGVEWDEQTVAAGAGLTLHEFEAALVESVAIRRKITASHITAVKVEVAKKTRLLEIEEPKFGFERVGGYDEIKLFLKQNIVRVFEERERAETLALRPPRGILFFGPGGTGKTLFAKAMARELNLPFLRLKTENIVSRWYGETERSMARTLKFAEEVAPAVLFVDEIDRFGKRGQTGEHETTRRTFSILLEWLGEQERKTIVVAATNRPQDLDDAFVRVGRFDYMIPVLHPDAEARKSILEVHTSVARKVPLDEDVELTELAERTEGFSGAELEELVIRAARVAFRRNAEKVCWDDFEEALETFRIDMAARERQIKEYRHLASRFCNDLSLLRNQR from the coding sequence ATGTGGACGAGAACGCTCCTGAGAAAGAGAAGCGCCCAGGTGAGCACGGTAGCGATCGTACCAAGCGACGACCCAAAAAGACTCGAACAACTCCTGAGAACCCTTGAAAGCGCAGGCTACAACACATCTCTCTGGAGCGTCCGTGGACTCTTCAGCGTCAAAAACGCCAAGAAGGACAGGGAGATCAGGTCAGAGTTCGGGGGTCCGATGGGTCTGGAAGAGGCTCTAAGATACGCGGACAGCACTTTCAGAAAGAGCGAGCACACGGCTCTCGTGATACTACCCGCAACGAGGAGCGACGTGCTCAACGCCTTCCTGAAGGACTGGGCCTTCGACTACGAGATATACGAGAGCGACTCGCTGGTAGTGGTGTTCGGATTCACGGAGCTGACCGAAGACGTGACGCGAAACGCCATAGTGATCGACGTACCCCTGTCCACTGAGGAGGAGAGGCGGGCACTCTGCGAGGAGATAGCAAACGACCTCGGCGTCGAATGGGACGAGCAGACCGTGGCAGCCGGAGCAGGACTAACGCTACACGAATTCGAGGCGGCACTGGTGGAATCCGTAGCGATCCGCAGAAAAATCACCGCCTCGCACATCACGGCGGTCAAGGTGGAGGTCGCAAAGAAGACTCGACTCCTGGAAATCGAGGAACCAAAGTTCGGATTCGAGAGGGTCGGCGGGTACGACGAAATCAAACTTTTCCTAAAACAGAACATCGTGAGGGTCTTCGAGGAGAGGGAGAGGGCGGAAACGCTGGCACTGAGACCACCGAGAGGTATACTCTTCTTCGGTCCCGGCGGTACGGGAAAGACGCTCTTCGCAAAAGCAATGGCAAGAGAGCTAAACCTGCCCTTTCTGAGGCTCAAAACCGAGAACATCGTCAGCAGGTGGTACGGAGAGACGGAGAGGTCGATGGCCAGGACCCTGAAGTTCGCGGAAGAGGTCGCACCGGCCGTGCTGTTCGTCGACGAGATCGACAGGTTCGGGAAAAGAGGACAGACGGGTGAACACGAGACGACGAGGAGAACCTTCTCGATACTGCTGGAGTGGCTGGGTGAGCAGGAGAGGAAGACGATAGTAGTCGCGGCAACGAACCGCCCACAGGATCTCGACGACGCCTTCGTGAGGGTCGGCAGGTTCGACTACATGATACCCGTGCTGCACCCAGACGCCGAGGCGAGGAAGAGCATACTGGAGGTGCACACGAGCGTCGCGAGGAAGGTACCGCTCGACGAGGACGTGGAGCTAACGGAGCTGGCAGAGAGGACGGAAGGTTTTAGCGGGGCAGAACTCGAGGAACTGGTGATAAGGGCCGCACGCGTGGCTTTCCGCAGAAATGCCGAGAAGGTCTGCTGGGACGACTTCGAGGAGGCGCTCGAAACGTTCAGGATAGACATGGCAGCGAGGGAGAGGCAGATCAAAGAGTACCGGCACCTCGCCAGCAGGTTCTGCAACGACCTGAGTCTGCTCAGAAACCAGCGATGA
- a CDS encoding transcription initiation factor IIB, translated as MMETERERVIEIERNTETETVPDMCPECGGSRLIMDFRRGEKYCQDCGLVVDEMYIDPGPEWSFYESAHIRRVRTGPAISHALHDRGLSTEIGYSNKDGTGKRLDENAKALATRIRNAHKKQKIRGSADRNLVAAMTEIDRLVSSLGLPPSIKERAATIYKKAWTLKLTKGRHCDALAAASVYAAVREAGLPRTLNEVVKLSHAKKRNIGRAYRAIVRELNINANPTDPWDLVRRYSFALELDTKTRDEAERLLGEVIENNLSTGRDPRSLVAAVIYIASHLTKNARTQREIAEKVGVTEVTIRNRYKEIIDKLNMNLLLYSR; from the coding sequence ATGATGGAAACGGAGCGGGAGAGAGTGATCGAAATTGAAAGGAACACCGAAACAGAAACCGTTCCAGACATGTGTCCAGAGTGCGGCGGTTCTAGGCTGATAATGGACTTCAGGAGGGGCGAGAAGTACTGCCAAGACTGCGGTCTCGTCGTGGACGAGATGTACATCGACCCGGGACCCGAGTGGTCATTCTACGAGTCCGCACACATCAGGAGAGTGAGGACCGGCCCGGCGATCAGTCACGCACTCCACGACAGGGGACTCTCCACGGAGATCGGATACAGCAACAAAGACGGTACCGGCAAAAGACTCGACGAGAACGCAAAGGCACTGGCCACGAGAATCAGGAACGCCCACAAGAAACAGAAAATACGCGGTTCGGCAGACAGAAACCTCGTCGCAGCCATGACCGAAATAGACAGGCTGGTGTCTTCCCTCGGCCTCCCTCCGAGCATAAAAGAGAGAGCCGCCACGATATACAAAAAAGCGTGGACACTGAAACTGACGAAAGGCAGACACTGTGACGCCCTCGCAGCGGCGTCGGTGTACGCGGCGGTGAGAGAGGCCGGCCTACCAAGGACGCTCAACGAAGTGGTGAAACTCTCCCACGCCAAGAAGAGGAACATCGGCAGAGCCTACAGGGCAATCGTACGGGAGCTCAACATAAACGCCAACCCGACCGACCCGTGGGACCTCGTCAGGAGGTACTCCTTCGCCCTAGAGCTAGACACCAAGACGAGAGACGAGGCAGAGAGACTCCTAGGCGAGGTGATAGAAAACAACCTGTCGACGGGCAGAGACCCACGGAGTCTGGTCGCGGCGGTGATATACATAGCGTCCCACCTGACGAAGAACGCGAGAACCCAGAGAGAGATCGCCGAGAAGGTAGGAGTGACCGAGGTAACCATCAGAAACCGCTACAAGGAGATAATCGACAAACTGAACATGAACCTGCTACTCTACTCCCGATGA
- a CDS encoding bifunctional DNA primase/polymerase — MSNVSEDVLSVMEVFTHDRFPREVGKKLPRGFVRNLYVTNVEELTSFALENEQNAKDRFVTVYSFDGSFENGRMWDRDAAIIDRLFIDIDSDDLRVSLAETKKLVRKLLNTSIVPLVMFSGAKGFHVHITFEPVKLKIPSSLKRFGAHVVAKYSLQHADPSVFERARLCRLPHTINSKTNLKTVLVHPKKLLSMTVEEVIRQSKANVSEFEEPNYADWDYDLTVIDELAAEELEQGGNATNGPVQVSGSPPTDEATTKYGETSPFFRRKRIAEYILAMQQYGQLTRDPAIARIHSRSEYYKEHRNPGGLEHIARVYLVNLLIEEGYSDEEIHAIFRFASDYNYDTTQRFIDYNRRRKIATTVRTPVPQPA; from the coding sequence GTGTCAAACGTGAGTGAAGACGTCCTCTCCGTGATGGAGGTGTTCACGCACGACAGGTTCCCGAGGGAAGTGGGGAAAAAACTCCCAAGAGGTTTCGTGAGAAACCTCTACGTCACGAACGTCGAAGAACTGACGTCCTTCGCGCTGGAAAACGAACAAAACGCGAAAGACCGCTTCGTCACGGTTTACAGCTTCGACGGCAGTTTCGAGAACGGAAGGATGTGGGACAGGGACGCCGCAATCATCGACCGGCTCTTCATAGACATCGACAGCGACGACCTACGCGTTTCGCTCGCCGAAACGAAGAAACTCGTAAGGAAGCTCCTGAACACCTCCATCGTCCCTCTGGTCATGTTCAGCGGCGCAAAGGGGTTCCACGTGCACATCACGTTCGAACCGGTGAAGCTGAAAATACCTTCATCACTGAAAAGGTTCGGAGCACACGTCGTAGCCAAGTACTCCCTGCAGCACGCAGACCCCTCGGTCTTCGAGAGGGCCAGACTGTGCAGGCTCCCACACACGATCAACTCCAAAACCAACCTGAAGACGGTGCTGGTACACCCGAAGAAGCTGCTGAGCATGACCGTGGAGGAAGTGATAAGGCAGTCGAAGGCAAACGTCTCCGAGTTCGAAGAGCCGAACTACGCAGACTGGGACTACGACCTCACGGTCATAGACGAGCTCGCCGCAGAAGAACTGGAGCAGGGGGGGAACGCAACGAACGGTCCAGTCCAAGTTTCGGGCTCCCCACCCACGGACGAGGCAACCACGAAATACGGCGAGACGAGCCCGTTCTTCAGAAGAAAGAGAATCGCAGAGTACATCCTCGCAATGCAACAGTACGGACAACTGACCCGAGATCCCGCCATCGCAAGAATACACTCCAGATCAGAGTACTACAAAGAACACAGAAACCCGGGAGGACTGGAGCACATCGCGAGGGTGTACCTCGTCAACCTGCTCATCGAGGAGGGGTACAGCGACGAGGAGATACACGCAATCTTCCGGTTCGCCAGCGACTACAACTACGATACCACCCAGAGGTTCATCGACTACAACAGACGCAGGAAGATTGCGACGACGGTCAGAACGCCGGTCCCTCAGCCCGCATAG
- a CDS encoding phospholipase C/P1 nuclease family protein encodes MEPDDHLRITLAVVQNMVQCGANLPQEFLAGLEDGILDPFNETPLDPLGHHDYSKNAIRKYVARARECNRKGELYSAGYNAGRAIHYLQDRSFGGLVLHLGGRHYKKELEFSFEPIADPQIHDGLVDSTNDWSRVDWVIDNAEMSYTLEGIMKKACYVTAFVLNSVLTPDPPENVSKRKRRLAKLRLVATVALGAVATTLVAWFYPIHGYKVLGLLFAWLPARAAYVNYSCVRRWYSKR; translated from the coding sequence GTGGAGCCGGACGACCACCTTCGGATTACGCTGGCGGTCGTGCAGAATATGGTTCAGTGTGGCGCCAACCTGCCGCAGGAGTTTCTTGCGGGGCTCGAGGACGGTATACTCGACCCTTTTAATGAGACGCCCCTCGACCCCCTCGGCCACCACGACTACTCCAAGAACGCCATAAGGAAGTACGTTGCCAGGGCGAGGGAGTGTAACAGGAAGGGAGAACTTTACAGCGCGGGCTACAATGCTGGTAGGGCTATCCACTACTTGCAGGACAGGAGCTTTGGCGGCCTCGTGTTGCATCTTGGAGGCAGACACTACAAGAAAGAACTGGAGTTCTCCTTCGAACCTATTGCCGATCCTCAGATCCACGATGGATTGGTGGACTCTACGAACGACTGGAGTAGAGTAGATTGGGTCATCGACAATGCGGAGATGAGTTACACGTTGGAGGGTATAATGAAGAAGGCCTGTTACGTTACGGCTTTCGTCCTTAACTCAGTGTTGACACCTGATCCACCTGAGAACGTTAGTAAGAGGAAGAGAAGGCTCGCAAAACTCAGGCTCGTCGCCACAGTGGCTTTAGGTGCCGTTGCCACGACACTCGTGGCCTGGTTTTATCCTATTCACGGTTACAAGGTTCTCGGACTCCTCTTTGCCTGGTTGCCGGCGAGGGCGGCGTACGTGAATTACTCGTGCGTGCGTAGGTGGTACTCGAAACGGTAG
- a CDS encoding PAS domain-containing protein produces the protein MVKLEDELRTFLKAVNTVVRRYTAIFENAPVSILVVRADGTVEDANPAAVAKIGTNPIGKSVFELFDESVAQERMGRITRAIEGGESIAVRESRDHIHFHTVYCPLREGDEVKCLVVAVDISSEVWTQRLCETIKDVGRVILRAPSVGEIVKGVGETLLAVDDFRCVEVCIRGVRHSAGEPDNSGDVVRLPLVVGGREIGYIEIHAARVLSEKERKLLDALAQDVSFAVRLVEIQGQLNKNLEKIVRLIDGIRNPLTAIVLTGELKLSPEWDAVVKEQVGKIVGVLELLDDAWEETEKIR, from the coding sequence GTGGTTAAACTGGAAGACGAACTCCGCACGTTCTTGAAGGCGGTGAACACCGTCGTGAGGAGGTACACAGCCATCTTCGAGAACGCGCCAGTTTCCATCCTCGTCGTCCGTGCAGACGGGACGGTTGAAGACGCCAATCCGGCGGCGGTAGCGAAGATAGGTACCAACCCGATTGGAAAGTCAGTCTTCGAGCTGTTTGACGAGAGTGTCGCCCAGGAGAGGATGGGCAGAATAACGCGTGCAATTGAGGGGGGAGAATCAATTGCGGTGAGGGAGAGTAGGGACCACATTCACTTTCACACGGTCTACTGTCCTCTTCGAGAGGGAGATGAGGTTAAGTGTCTCGTCGTGGCCGTCGACATCTCTTCTGAAGTCTGGACGCAACGGCTGTGTGAGACCATCAAGGATGTGGGGAGGGTGATTCTGAGGGCTCCGTCCGTGGGAGAAATTGTAAAGGGTGTTGGGGAGACTCTACTGGCCGTGGATGACTTTAGGTGTGTGGAAGTGTGTATAAGGGGTGTGAGACACTCGGCAGGGGAGCCGGACAATTCTGGCGATGTCGTGAGGCTGCCGCTGGTGGTGGGTGGCAGGGAGATAGGGTACATTGAGATCCACGCGGCGCGGGTGCTGTCGGAGAAGGAGAGAAAGCTGCTGGATGCACTCGCACAGGACGTATCTTTTGCAGTCAGGCTAGTGGAGATTCAGGGGCAGCTAAATAAAAATTTGGAGAAAATCGTCAGGCTGATAGACGGGATAAGGAACCCTCTGACCGCCATCGTCCTGACAGGTGAACTTAAGCTCTCGCCGGAGTGGGACGCCGTCGTAAAGGAGCAAGTGGGGAAGATAGTAGGGGTTCTTGAGCTGTTAGACGATGCGTGGGAAGAGACGGAGAAAATTCGATGA
- the cas4 gene encoding CRISPR-associated protein Cas4, with translation MDYLIVLATVGGVLLIAYAHHLKKSAENSSTANIVYMDLSKFVVRKSGVGGLPSDVLFSRKLMLKGKPDRIVLEKGHYVPVELKSSKRPASPYPGHVMQLAAYCALIEEVTGRRVPHGYIQYADGEPFKILFDERLKTELINTLDEMRLALRTGNVRPTRNKRKCENCSMAYRCPTSRKRINT, from the coding sequence ATGGACTACCTGATCGTCCTAGCCACCGTCGGAGGAGTACTACTAATTGCATACGCCCACCACCTGAAAAAATCTGCCGAGAACAGTAGCACTGCCAACATTGTGTACATGGATCTTTCGAAGTTCGTCGTCAGAAAAAGCGGCGTAGGCGGTTTACCCAGCGATGTCCTCTTCTCACGCAAGCTAATGCTCAAGGGTAAACCCGACAGAATTGTCCTAGAAAAGGGACACTACGTCCCGGTCGAACTGAAGAGTTCCAAAAGACCGGCGAGCCCGTACCCCGGACACGTCATGCAACTCGCGGCGTACTGTGCACTAATCGAAGAGGTGACCGGAAGGAGAGTTCCACACGGCTACATCCAATACGCGGACGGGGAACCATTTAAGATACTCTTCGACGAACGCCTGAAAACAGAACTGATAAACACACTCGACGAGATGAGACTGGCTCTAAGAACTGGAAACGTCAGGCCCACGAGGAACAAGAGAAAGTGCGAGAACTGCTCGATGGCTTATCGTTGTCCAACATCGCGTAAGCGTATAAACACCTAA
- a CDS encoding site-specific integrase gives MLPELDNWYLYLKHRSPSTARTYLRALNRFCSECRVTPRELLTMDDSDVVSLLTDFVNRNGGKEGSIRPVVFAVKNWLKFNGRPVYARIRTRDNETTPTREIVKKVLAAAPTRTKVILSLMAFSGLAITSICNVDGTDGLRLGDIPDLDIERTRFERVPAQIVVRDELSKRGEYTTFASRQTCGYILSYLRIRKSDGEALNESSPLVVKRKRRFVNAAYASKLASDAIRLAGFTFPPNALRHYFESQLLRAVSSRLVPREYGSCWMGHEKMDLSFDVIEDMRSKFDYMARLYLETAQS, from the coding sequence ATGCTCCCAGAACTCGATAACTGGTACCTCTACCTCAAACACCGCTCCCCCTCCACGGCGAGGACGTACCTTCGCGCACTGAACAGGTTCTGCAGCGAGTGTCGCGTAACTCCCAGAGAGCTGCTCACCATGGATGACAGCGATGTCGTGTCCCTCCTCACGGACTTCGTCAATAGAAACGGGGGTAAGGAAGGCAGCATCCGCCCCGTAGTTTTCGCCGTGAAGAACTGGTTGAAGTTCAACGGCAGGCCCGTTTACGCCAGGATCCGGACTCGCGATAACGAGACCACTCCAACGAGAGAGATTGTTAAAAAAGTACTCGCCGCCGCTCCCACCAGGACGAAAGTGATACTCTCCCTGATGGCATTTTCCGGACTCGCGATAACGTCAATCTGCAATGTCGACGGTACAGATGGATTGAGGCTCGGCGACATCCCAGATCTCGACATAGAAAGAACGAGGTTCGAGAGGGTTCCGGCACAGATCGTCGTGAGAGACGAGCTCAGCAAAAGAGGAGAGTACACAACATTCGCAAGTCGACAAACGTGCGGCTACATCCTGTCTTACCTCCGGATCAGAAAGAGCGACGGAGAAGCGCTAAACGAGAGTTCCCCCCTCGTAGTGAAGCGGAAAAGAAGGTTCGTCAATGCCGCATACGCCAGTAAGCTCGCGTCTGACGCCATAAGACTCGCAGGTTTCACCTTCCCCCCAAACGCCCTCCGCCACTACTTTGAGTCGCAGTTACTAAGAGCGGTGAGTTCGCGCCTCGTCCCGAGAGAGTACGGCTCATGTTGGATGGGACACGAGAAGATGGATTTGTCCTTTGACGTCATCGAAGACATGAGGAGCAAGTTCGACTACATGGCCAGGCTGTACCTCGAAACCGCACAAAGTTGA